Sequence from the Kineosporia succinea genome:
GAAGAAGGTGATCCCCGCCTCCAGCGCGGCCTTCAGGAAGGGCCGGCTGCTCTCCTCGTCGAGGGTCCAGGGGTGGGTGCCGCGGGCGGGCTCCCCGTAGCTCATGCAGCCCAGCGCCAGGCGCGAGACCTCCAGACCGGTGGAACCGAGCTTGACGTAGTCCATGCCGGACAACCTAAACCTCGACGGTCCGTGACGATTTCGGGCAGTCTCAGTGACATGCCTGTCAAAGAACCGTTGCGTCTGGCCACCCCACAGGGCCGCTGGGTCCTGACCGCCGCCGTCCTCGGCAGCGCGGTCGTGAGCCTCGACGCCACGGTGGTCAACGTGGCGCTGCCGACGATCGGGCGGGACCTGGACGCCGACGTGGCCGGGCTGCAGTGGACCGTCAACGGGTACGCGCTCACCCTGGCGGCCCTGATCCTGCTCGGTGGTTCGCTCGGCGACCGGTTCGGCCGGCGCCGGGTGTTCGTGATCGGCGTGGGCTGGTTCGGCATCGCCTCGCTGTTGTGCGGCCTGGCCCCGAACCTGGAGGTGCTGGTGCTGGCCCGGGCCCTGCAGGGCATCGGTGGGGCGCTGCTGACCCCGGGCAGCCTGGCGATGATCTCGTCGTCGTTCCATCCGGCCGACCGGGCGCGGGCGATCGGCGCCTGGTCGGGTCTGGGCGGGGTGTCCGCGGCCGCCGGGCCGCTGCTGGGCGGGGCCCTGCTCGAGCAGTCGTGGCGCCTGATCTTTCTCATCAACCTGCCGCTCACGGTCTTCGTGATCGTGCTGGCCCTGCGGCACGTGCCGGAGTCCCTCGACCCGGGGGCCGCCAAGAGCCTGGACCTGGCGGGTTCGGTGAGCGGGGCGATCGGTCTCGGCGGCGTGACCTACGCCCTGATCGCCGCGGGCGGCCTGCCCAGTCTCGTCGCGGGTGCCGTGGGCCTGACCGGACTCGCCGCCTTCGTGCTCGTCGAACGCCGCAGCAACCACCCGCTGGTGCCGCTCGACATCTTCGCCAACCGCCAGTTCACCGCCGCCAACCTGGTCACCCTGGCCCTCTACGCCGCCATCTCCGGCACCTTCTTCCTGCTCGCGGTGGTGCTCCAGACCGTGGTCGGGCTGAGTCCCCTGCAGGCCGGAGCGGCCACGCTGCCGCTGACCCTGCTCATGCTCACCCTGTCGTCGCGCACCGGTGCCCTCGCCGCCCGTATCGGCCCCCGCCGCCCGATGACGATCGGCCCGCTGGTGATGAGCGCCGGGCTCCTGCTCATGCTCCGGATCGACGTCGGCACCGGCTATCTCACCACCGCCCTGCCCGCGATCCTGGTCTTCGGGTGCGGCCTGACCCTGACCGTCGCCCCGCTCACCGCGGCCGTGCTGGGCGCCGCCGAGGACCGGCACGCCGGCGTCGCCTCGGGCGTGAACAACGCCGTCGCCCGCACCGCCGGACTGCTCTCGGTGGCCGTTCTGCCGCTCGTGATGGGCCTTTCCGGCGACGATTTCAACCGCGCCGGGCCGCTGGCCGACGGCTTCCACACCGCCGTCGTCGGTTGCGCCGTCCTGGTGATCCTGGCTTCGGCGATCGCCTGGACCCAGATCCGCGACGACATCCTGGAGCCCGAGCCCCAGCCGTACAACTGCCCCGTGAGCGAGCCCCCGGTGCACCCTCGGTGACCGTCCGGACACGTGTCAAGATCCTGTCAAAATGTTGCGCCGTCACGGACCCGGCCTCAGGCTCGCGGCGTGCAGAACCCTGACCAGGCCACTCGCAACCCCTCGCTGGCGCGGCTCGCGCTGACCGTCGGCGCGCTCGGCGTGGTCTTCGGGGACATCGGCACCAGCCCGATCTACACGATCCAGACCGTGTTCAACCCGGAGGACCCGCACCCGGTGCCGGTCTCGGTCGAGAACGTCTACGGCGTCATCTCGCTGATGATCTGGTCGGTGACCCTGATCGTCACGCTGGAGTACGTGCTCTTCGTGCTGCGCGCCGACAACGACGGCGAGGGCGGCATCCTGTCGCTCATCACCCTGATCAAGCGCCGGGCGGTGCCGGGCACCCGCCGCACCAAGGCCCTGCTGGCCGCGCTGGGCATCTTCGGCGCCTCGCTGTTCTTCGGCGACAGCATGATCACCCCGGCCATCTCGGTGCTGTCGGCGGTCGAGGGCCTGGAAGTGGTGCGCCCGTCGTTCGCGAGCTGGACCGTGCCGATCACTGCGGTCATCATCGTCGGGCTGTTCACCGCCCAGAAGTTCGGCACCGCCAGGGTCGGGCGGCTCTTCGGCCCGGTGATGATCATCTGGTTCACCACCATCGGGGCGGCCGGCATCAGCGGGATCGCCCGCAACCCCGAGGTGCTCAAGGC
This genomic interval carries:
- a CDS encoding MFS transporter, whose protein sequence is MPVKEPLRLATPQGRWVLTAAVLGSAVVSLDATVVNVALPTIGRDLDADVAGLQWTVNGYALTLAALILLGGSLGDRFGRRRVFVIGVGWFGIASLLCGLAPNLEVLVLARALQGIGGALLTPGSLAMISSSFHPADRARAIGAWSGLGGVSAAAGPLLGGALLEQSWRLIFLINLPLTVFVIVLALRHVPESLDPGAAKSLDLAGSVSGAIGLGGVTYALIAAGGLPSLVAGAVGLTGLAAFVLVERRSNHPLVPLDIFANRQFTAANLVTLALYAAISGTFFLLAVVLQTVVGLSPLQAGAATLPLTLLMLTLSSRTGALAARIGPRRPMTIGPLVMSAGLLLMLRIDVGTGYLTTALPAILVFGCGLTLTVAPLTAAVLGAAEDRHAGVASGVNNAVARTAGLLSVAVLPLVMGLSGDDFNRAGPLADGFHTAVVGCAVLVILASAIAWTQIRDDILEPEPQPYNCPVSEPPVHPR